In one Corallococcus silvisoli genomic region, the following are encoded:
- a CDS encoding phosphoribosyltransferase, translating into MAIKRAAPPKSQDQRKPSPKSAVPSASQKKDAEKLVSIPTDLVLAPQVEAPRQPTGRDQSRQKSTGVVELSWAEFDRSVQKLARAIRQAWEPQAVVGVAHGGVFVGGALAGALGCEFFPVRISRRSRDKAERTKERGQPQVGGEMPSELKGRRVLIVDDIASSGDTLELATTLARKVGAKEIRTACLVARPEGFTPDHVGLSTDSLFVFPWDYEPVMGEAHFDDDPDKAGA; encoded by the coding sequence GTGGCCATCAAGCGGGCAGCGCCGCCGAAGTCCCAGGACCAGCGCAAGCCTTCCCCGAAGTCCGCCGTGCCCTCCGCGTCCCAGAAGAAGGACGCGGAGAAGCTGGTCTCCATTCCCACCGACCTGGTCCTGGCGCCGCAGGTGGAAGCGCCGCGCCAGCCCACCGGGCGTGACCAGTCCCGGCAGAAGTCCACCGGCGTGGTGGAGCTGTCGTGGGCGGAGTTCGACCGCTCGGTGCAGAAGCTGGCGCGCGCCATCCGTCAGGCGTGGGAGCCGCAGGCGGTGGTGGGCGTGGCCCACGGCGGCGTGTTCGTGGGCGGGGCGCTCGCGGGCGCGCTCGGCTGCGAGTTCTTCCCCGTGCGCATCAGCCGCCGCAGCCGCGACAAGGCCGAGCGCACCAAGGAGCGCGGCCAGCCCCAGGTGGGCGGGGAGATGCCCTCGGAGCTCAAGGGCCGCCGCGTGCTCATCGTGGATGACATCGCCTCCAGCGGGGACACGCTGGAGCTGGCGACGACGCTGGCGCGCAAGGTGGGCGCGAAGGAGATCCGCACGGCGTGCCTGGTGGCGCGGCCGGAGGGCTTCACGCCGGACCACGTGGGGCTGTCCACCGACTCGCTCTTCGTCTTCCCCTGGGACTACGAGCCGGTGATGGGCGAGGCCCACTTCGACGACGACCCGGACAAGGCCGGGGCTTGA
- the selB gene encoding selenocysteine-specific translation elongation factor encodes MIIGTAGHIDHGKTSLVKALTGIDTDRLPEEKRRGITLELGFAHLSLAGGQEAGVVDVPGHERFVKAMAAGAGGVDLAVLVVAADEGVMPQTREHLDICRLLGVKAGVVALTKADLLDALGDDWRALVEADLASLTTGTFLESAPVVPVSAKTGAGLTDLKAALGRAGATLPRRPSEGPVFLPVDRAFTIKGFGTVVTGTLLSGALAVDEAVAFLPGAPGARPGPFRVRGVQVHGQPVPRVEAGQRAAVNVADAQTEDLHRGMVLTRAGELPETSMLDVELTLLPAAEAPLAKRRKLLLHLGTAQVEATVALLDLDSLSPGETGLAQLRLESPVGALVGQRFILRGSRALPGRGATVAGGRVLSITPPRRRRGASAVVRPLLESDAAGQVAWLLRQAGYAGLTQTELFGRSGLGPKVLARTLELLGAKGQVLLVDRDKRLYVAHDVFDGLRQRALALLAAFHEREPMREGLPREELRQRLSSGLDARLFQRVVQALVDAGQVEAEKDVVRLQGRGRTLTLGDEAARTRLSAELSAAGLAPPTVTELALKLCLPPAKLQELLKVLVATGTGVRVSEELCFDAGALDELRARLVTYLKEQKEITTQDFKELVGQSRKFTIPLSEYFDREKVTLRVGDKRVLRRG; translated from the coding sequence ATGATCATCGGGACGGCGGGGCACATCGACCACGGCAAGACGTCCCTGGTGAAGGCGCTGACGGGCATCGACACCGACCGGCTCCCGGAGGAGAAGCGGCGGGGCATCACGCTGGAGCTGGGCTTCGCCCACCTGTCCCTGGCTGGCGGCCAGGAGGCGGGCGTGGTGGACGTGCCCGGCCACGAGCGCTTCGTGAAGGCCATGGCCGCGGGCGCGGGCGGCGTGGACCTGGCGGTGCTGGTGGTGGCCGCGGACGAGGGCGTCATGCCCCAGACCCGCGAGCACCTGGACATCTGCCGGCTGCTCGGCGTGAAGGCCGGCGTCGTCGCGCTCACCAAGGCGGACCTGCTGGACGCCCTGGGCGACGACTGGCGCGCGCTGGTGGAGGCGGACCTCGCCTCGCTCACCACCGGCACCTTCCTGGAGTCCGCTCCCGTGGTGCCGGTGTCCGCGAAGACGGGCGCGGGCCTGACGGACCTGAAGGCGGCGCTCGGCCGCGCGGGCGCCACGCTGCCGCGGCGGCCCTCCGAAGGGCCGGTGTTCCTCCCGGTGGACCGGGCCTTCACCATCAAGGGCTTCGGCACGGTGGTGACGGGCACGCTGCTGTCCGGCGCGCTGGCGGTGGATGAAGCGGTGGCGTTCCTTCCGGGGGCGCCCGGGGCCCGTCCGGGGCCGTTCCGCGTGCGGGGCGTGCAGGTGCACGGGCAGCCGGTGCCTCGCGTGGAGGCGGGGCAGCGCGCGGCGGTGAACGTGGCGGACGCGCAGACGGAGGACCTCCACCGGGGCATGGTGCTCACGCGCGCGGGTGAGCTGCCGGAGACGTCCATGCTGGACGTGGAGCTGACGCTGCTGCCCGCGGCCGAAGCGCCGCTCGCGAAGCGCCGCAAGCTGCTGCTGCACCTGGGGACCGCGCAGGTGGAGGCCACGGTGGCGCTGCTGGACCTGGACTCGCTTTCGCCCGGGGAGACGGGGCTCGCGCAGCTGCGGCTGGAGTCCCCGGTGGGGGCGCTCGTGGGTCAGCGCTTCATCCTGCGCGGCTCGCGCGCGCTGCCGGGGCGGGGCGCCACGGTGGCCGGGGGGCGCGTGCTCTCCATCACCCCGCCGCGCCGTCGCCGGGGCGCGTCCGCGGTGGTGCGGCCGCTGCTGGAGTCGGACGCGGCCGGACAGGTGGCCTGGCTGCTGCGGCAGGCGGGCTACGCGGGGCTCACGCAGACGGAGCTGTTCGGCCGCTCGGGGCTGGGGCCGAAGGTGCTCGCGCGCACGCTGGAGCTGCTGGGCGCGAAGGGGCAGGTGCTGCTGGTGGACCGCGACAAGCGGCTCTACGTGGCGCACGACGTGTTCGACGGGCTGCGCCAGCGCGCGCTCGCGTTGCTCGCTGCGTTCCACGAGCGCGAGCCGATGCGCGAGGGCCTGCCGCGCGAGGAGCTCCGCCAGCGGCTCTCCTCCGGGCTGGACGCGCGGCTGTTCCAGCGCGTGGTGCAGGCGCTGGTGGACGCGGGGCAGGTGGAGGCGGAGAAGGACGTGGTGCGCCTCCAAGGCCGGGGCCGCACGCTGACCCTGGGGGACGAGGCCGCGCGCACGCGCCTGTCCGCGGAGCTGTCCGCGGCGGGGCTGGCGCCGCCCACCGTCACGGAGCTGGCGCTGAAGCTGTGCCTTCCCCCCGCGAAGCTCCAGGAGCTCTTGAAGGTGCTGGTGGCCACGGGCACGGGCGTGCGCGTGAGCGAGGAGCTGTGCTTCGACGCGGGCGCGCTCGACGAGCTGCGCGCGCGGCTGGTGACGTACCTGAAGGAACAGAAGGAGATCACCACGCAGGACTTCAAGGAACTGGTGGGGCAGAGCCGCAAGTTCACCATCCCCCTGTCGGAGTACTTCGACCGCGAGAAGGTGACGCTGCGGGTGGGTGACAAGCGGGTCCTGCGTCGCGGATGA
- a CDS encoding ATP-binding protein, with translation MSPKAYSVGALRALVEPFSNPMLVLEGEGRVWVANDAYARLLGLPLEQVEGHSFLDFVQPEERSRLADRYQRLAAGSPLDGRMQLYRVSSLQGQLNEVCVQGSRLLLEGGGHGLLLNCIVQPDRPLELAVAERLVDTSAGLVSARSEEAVRRVALAGLEAAGFRARLLRWEGTRLVVRDGVPPPADAHLALEALSDGRPVFGGADQAQPTHAYLPVGGPRSEVLWVTGPWVAPRHGSVLTLFAKVVGAALADANLQADGVRSRWEVEAVAEMARFVAQPVPPPPETFLARVAELLQARAVALHVVPEAGQGPRLLAHVGLEEGSPMGVDAGRITGVLLSASLREDGGVLSSEAQGRALEMLSAGRFGGGTAARLTRGGEAVGVVQALRPKERPFDERDARLLAALAELLVTLLEQRRLRAEAARQLTESRLLLDLARTTSGVLETASILDVASDFLVNLLDVSNCFILLYDEQAKLLRGAAASAAHRDLFRTVVVPLDSQDLAARVARERRPIAIEDLTSGGEAASAALVERLGEKALLGLPLTSREELIGVVMVDDVRGPRPFGPELIDLAEATCGQLALSIANARLYESLWASYAELAATRAEMVKRERFTALGELSAIVAHEVRNPLGVIFNAVASLRRIMKPEGDAAMLLDILGEESDRLNRMVGDLLDFTRPRNPVLQPEDLQRVLQDALEAAKAQGTTERPVSIHLDVEPDMPPVPMDRRLIRQALFDVAVNAIQAMPQGGQVQVRARREAHGGREQLRIDVVDQGPGIPAELLHRVFEPFFTTKAQGTGLGLAVVKRILEEHRGEIAVESSVPGRGTTFTFWLPLMQPLSFP, from the coding sequence ATGAGTCCCAAGGCCTACAGCGTGGGGGCGTTGCGCGCCCTGGTGGAGCCCTTCTCCAATCCCATGCTGGTGCTGGAGGGGGAGGGGCGCGTCTGGGTGGCGAACGACGCGTACGCGCGGCTCCTGGGCCTGCCCCTGGAGCAGGTGGAGGGCCACTCCTTCCTGGACTTCGTGCAGCCCGAGGAGCGCAGCCGGCTGGCGGACCGCTACCAGCGGCTGGCCGCGGGCTCGCCGCTGGATGGGCGCATGCAGCTCTACCGGGTGAGCAGCCTCCAGGGGCAGCTGAACGAGGTCTGCGTGCAGGGCTCCCGGCTGCTGCTGGAGGGCGGCGGCCACGGCCTGCTCCTCAACTGCATCGTCCAGCCGGACCGCCCCCTGGAGCTGGCGGTGGCGGAGCGGCTGGTGGACACCTCCGCGGGGCTGGTGTCCGCGCGCTCGGAGGAGGCGGTGCGGCGCGTGGCGCTGGCGGGCCTGGAGGCCGCGGGCTTCCGGGCGCGGCTCCTGCGCTGGGAGGGCACGCGGCTGGTGGTGCGCGACGGCGTGCCCCCGCCCGCGGACGCGCACCTGGCGCTGGAGGCGCTGTCGGATGGCCGGCCGGTGTTCGGCGGCGCGGACCAGGCGCAGCCCACGCACGCGTACCTGCCGGTGGGCGGGCCGCGGTCGGAGGTGCTGTGGGTGACGGGCCCGTGGGTGGCGCCCCGGCACGGCTCGGTGCTGACGCTGTTCGCGAAGGTGGTGGGCGCGGCGCTCGCGGACGCGAACCTCCAGGCGGACGGCGTGCGCAGCCGCTGGGAGGTGGAGGCGGTGGCGGAGATGGCGCGCTTCGTGGCGCAGCCCGTGCCCCCGCCGCCGGAGACGTTCCTCGCGCGGGTGGCGGAGCTGCTCCAGGCCCGCGCGGTGGCGCTGCACGTCGTCCCCGAGGCCGGCCAGGGCCCCCGGCTCCTCGCCCACGTGGGGCTGGAGGAGGGGAGCCCCATGGGCGTGGACGCGGGCCGCATCACGGGCGTGCTGCTGTCCGCCTCGCTCCGGGAGGACGGGGGCGTGCTGTCCTCGGAGGCCCAGGGGCGCGCGCTGGAGATGCTGTCCGCGGGCCGCTTCGGCGGTGGCACGGCGGCGCGGCTCACCCGGGGCGGGGAGGCCGTGGGGGTGGTGCAGGCGCTGCGTCCGAAGGAGCGCCCCTTCGACGAGCGCGACGCGCGGCTGCTGGCCGCGCTCGCGGAGCTGCTGGTGACGCTGCTGGAGCAGCGCCGCCTGCGCGCGGAGGCCGCGCGCCAGCTCACCGAGTCGCGCCTGCTCTTGGACCTGGCGCGCACCACGTCCGGCGTGCTGGAGACGGCGAGCATCCTGGACGTCGCGTCCGACTTCCTGGTGAACCTGCTGGACGTGTCCAACTGCTTCATCCTGCTCTACGACGAGCAGGCCAAGCTGCTCCGCGGCGCGGCGGCGTCGGCGGCCCACCGGGACCTGTTCCGCACGGTGGTGGTGCCGCTCGACAGCCAGGACCTGGCCGCGCGCGTGGCCCGCGAGCGCAGGCCCATCGCCATCGAGGACCTGACGTCCGGGGGAGAGGCCGCCAGCGCCGCGCTCGTCGAGCGCCTGGGGGAGAAGGCCCTGCTGGGGCTGCCGCTCACCTCGCGCGAGGAGCTCATCGGCGTGGTGATGGTGGACGACGTGCGGGGGCCGCGCCCCTTCGGCCCGGAGCTCATCGACCTGGCGGAGGCGACGTGTGGCCAGCTCGCGCTGTCCATCGCCAACGCGCGCCTCTACGAGTCCCTGTGGGCGAGCTACGCGGAGCTGGCGGCCACCCGCGCGGAGATGGTGAAGCGCGAGCGGTTCACCGCGCTGGGCGAGCTGTCCGCCATCGTCGCGCACGAGGTGCGCAACCCCCTGGGCGTCATCTTCAACGCGGTGGCCTCGCTCCGGCGCATCATGAAGCCTGAGGGGGACGCCGCCATGCTGCTGGACATCCTGGGGGAGGAGAGCGACCGGCTCAACCGGATGGTGGGCGACCTGCTGGACTTCACCCGCCCGCGCAACCCGGTGCTCCAGCCGGAGGACCTGCAGCGCGTGCTCCAGGACGCGCTGGAGGCCGCGAAGGCCCAGGGGACCACGGAGCGGCCGGTGTCCATCCACCTGGACGTGGAGCCCGACATGCCTCCGGTTCCCATGGACCGGCGGCTCATCCGCCAGGCCTTGTTCGACGTGGCCGTCAACGCCATCCAGGCCATGCCCCAGGGAGGCCAGGTCCAGGTGCGTGCGCGCCGAGAGGCGCACGGCGGCCGCGAGCAGCTGCGCATCGACGTGGTGGATCAAGGCCCGGGCATCCCGGCCGAGCTGCTCCACCGCGTCTTCGAACCCTTCTTCACCACCAAGGCCCAGGGCACGGGCCTGGGGCTCGCGGTGGTGAAGCGCATCCTGGAGGAGCACCGCGGCGAGATCGCCGTGGAGAGCAGCGTCCCGGGGCGCGGTACGACCTTCACTTTCTGGCTGCCGCTCATGCAGCCCCTGTCCTTCCCATGA
- a CDS encoding sigma-54-dependent transcriptional regulator — translation MTDATTPIPRGRILVVDDQRNMRATTALLLRAEGYTVSESATGEEALGVLAQGRVDLLLTDLKMEPMDGLTLLKRALEVAPRLQVIMMTAFGSIDSAVEAMRLGAYDYVTKPFKEGELRYRVERALDRAKLQAAVDNFATEFNQRHGLSALVGRSQAMRDLTTRLLRVAQSDATVLIQGESGTGKELVARALHAHSRRSNQPFVPVNCAAISETLLESELFGHAKGAFTGAVKTRRGLFEEADGGTLFIDEVTETSPTFQSKLLRTLQDGEVRRVGESTALRVDVRIAAATNRDIELEVKEKRFRQDLYYRLNVVMLRVPPLRERLEDVPALAEHFLERANARSPRPRRLSASAVDHLMTYSFPGNVRELENLVEQAAALAEADELLPEDFPLRPQGRVLPASPGLPPTDARSPSAEATGPTLAEVVEEAERRAIVQALERHGVDLARVADELGVSSTTLWRKMKRLNLRPPAGARE, via the coding sequence ATGACCGACGCGACCACCCCGATTCCCCGAGGACGCATCCTCGTGGTGGACGACCAGCGCAACATGCGCGCCACGACCGCGCTGCTCCTGCGCGCGGAGGGCTACACCGTCTCCGAGTCCGCCACCGGCGAGGAGGCCCTGGGCGTGCTCGCCCAGGGGCGCGTGGACCTGCTCCTCACCGACCTGAAGATGGAGCCCATGGACGGGCTCACGCTGCTGAAGCGGGCGCTGGAGGTGGCCCCGCGCCTCCAGGTCATCATGATGACGGCCTTCGGCTCCATCGACAGCGCGGTGGAGGCCATGCGCCTGGGGGCGTACGACTACGTCACCAAGCCCTTCAAGGAAGGGGAGCTGCGCTACCGCGTGGAGCGCGCCCTGGACCGGGCGAAGCTCCAGGCGGCGGTGGACAACTTCGCCACGGAGTTCAACCAGCGCCACGGCCTGTCCGCGCTGGTGGGCCGCAGCCAGGCGATGCGGGACCTCACCACGCGCCTGCTGCGCGTCGCGCAGAGCGACGCCACCGTCCTCATCCAGGGCGAGAGCGGCACGGGCAAGGAGCTGGTGGCCCGGGCGCTCCACGCGCACAGCCGCCGCAGCAACCAGCCCTTCGTGCCCGTCAACTGCGCGGCCATCAGCGAGACGCTCCTGGAGAGCGAGCTCTTCGGCCACGCCAAGGGCGCCTTCACCGGCGCGGTGAAGACGCGCCGGGGCCTCTTCGAGGAGGCGGACGGCGGCACGCTCTTCATCGACGAGGTGACGGAGACGAGCCCCACCTTCCAGTCCAAGCTGCTGCGCACGTTGCAGGACGGCGAGGTGCGCCGCGTGGGCGAGTCCACCGCGCTGCGCGTGGACGTGCGCATCGCCGCGGCCACCAACCGCGACATCGAGCTGGAGGTGAAGGAGAAGCGCTTCCGCCAGGACCTCTACTACCGCCTCAACGTGGTGATGCTGCGCGTGCCCCCGCTGCGCGAGCGCCTGGAGGACGTGCCCGCCCTGGCCGAGCACTTCCTGGAGCGCGCCAACGCCCGCAGCCCCCGGCCCCGGCGCCTGTCCGCCTCCGCCGTCGACCACCTGATGACGTACAGCTTCCCCGGCAACGTGCGCGAGCTGGAGAACCTGGTGGAGCAGGCCGCCGCGCTCGCGGAAGCGGACGAGCTGCTGCCAGAGGACTTCCCGCTGCGCCCCCAGGGTCGCGTGCTCCCGGCGTCCCCCGGCCTGCCGCCCACCGACGCGCGGTCGCCCTCCGCGGAGGCGACCGGCCCCACGCTGGCGGAGGTGGTGGAGGAGGCCGAGCGCCGCGCCATCGTCCAGGCCCTGGAGCGCCACGGCGTGGACCTGGCCCGCGTGGCCGACGAGCTGGGCGTCTCCTCCACGACGCTGTGGCGGAAGATGAAGCGGCTCAACCTCCGGCCGCCCGCCGGTGCCCGTGAGTAG
- a CDS encoding NADH-quinone oxidoreductase subunit N has translation MNLPNLTLADFLPLLPAIIMVVAASVLLLSEVFLSATASRGYQAVLTVVAAAASGAVAVGLMFEPPHEVFLGFGVLDPFSSFLTLVVSVGLALAALSAVGFLRKRGAERGEFYALMLFASAGMSLLAMSSEFITIFVNIEVLSIATYALTAYLRRGTRPSEAGFKYFILGAFSSAILLYGTALLYGATGTTKLNDMVGPLQQALATSPALVYVGAVLIAAGFAFKVAAVPFHMWTPDVYEGAPTPVTALMSAGVKAAAFASLVRVFLTVGKGMDPKLPLMLFATLALLTMVAGNLMAIPQRNVKRMLAYSSIAHAGYLLLGVAALFVAAPGEHFRLLSASSLSGGTPLDVARSDALRGILYYLLAYTFSAAGAFAMVSALERREDEEKGTAWDLERFAGLAQRRPGWAFAMAAFMLSLGGIPPTVGFMSKLLIFQAAIDVGLVGLTVVAVLSSAAGAYYYLRVVVYMFMHPIPEGAQPLERNWGTEAALVISTVAVVLLGILPGHVTDWLAQAGTLFGQ, from the coding sequence ATGAACCTGCCAAATCTCACCCTGGCGGATTTCCTCCCCCTGCTGCCCGCCATCATCATGGTGGTGGCGGCCTCCGTCCTGCTGCTGTCGGAGGTGTTCCTCTCCGCGACGGCGTCCCGCGGCTACCAGGCGGTGCTCACCGTCGTGGCGGCGGCGGCCAGCGGCGCCGTGGCCGTGGGCCTGATGTTCGAGCCGCCGCACGAGGTGTTCCTCGGCTTCGGCGTGCTGGACCCCTTCTCCAGCTTCCTCACCCTGGTGGTGAGCGTGGGCCTGGCGCTGGCGGCGCTGAGCGCGGTGGGCTTCCTGCGCAAGCGCGGCGCGGAGCGCGGTGAGTTCTACGCGCTGATGCTCTTCGCTTCGGCGGGCATGAGCCTGCTGGCGATGTCGTCGGAGTTCATCACCATCTTCGTCAACATCGAGGTGCTCTCCATCGCGACGTACGCGCTGACGGCGTACCTGCGCCGCGGCACCCGTCCCAGCGAGGCGGGCTTCAAGTACTTCATCCTGGGCGCCTTCTCCTCCGCCATCCTGCTGTACGGCACGGCGCTGCTGTATGGCGCCACCGGCACGACGAAGCTGAACGACATGGTGGGCCCGCTGCAGCAGGCGCTGGCCACGTCGCCGGCGCTCGTCTACGTGGGCGCGGTGCTCATCGCCGCGGGCTTCGCGTTCAAGGTGGCGGCCGTGCCGTTCCACATGTGGACGCCGGACGTGTACGAGGGTGCCCCCACGCCGGTGACGGCGCTGATGAGCGCGGGCGTGAAGGCGGCGGCGTTCGCGTCGCTGGTGCGCGTGTTCCTCACGGTGGGCAAGGGCATGGACCCGAAGCTGCCGCTGATGCTGTTCGCCACGCTGGCGCTGCTCACGATGGTCGCCGGCAACCTGATGGCCATCCCGCAGCGCAACGTGAAGCGCATGCTGGCGTACTCGTCCATCGCGCACGCGGGCTACCTGCTGCTGGGCGTGGCGGCGCTGTTCGTCGCGGCGCCGGGCGAGCACTTCCGCCTGCTGTCCGCGTCCTCGCTGTCGGGTGGGACGCCGCTGGACGTGGCCCGCTCCGACGCGCTGCGCGGCATCCTCTACTACCTGCTGGCGTACACCTTCAGCGCGGCGGGCGCGTTCGCGATGGTGTCCGCGCTGGAGCGCCGCGAGGACGAGGAGAAGGGAACCGCCTGGGACCTGGAGCGCTTCGCGGGCCTCGCGCAGCGCCGTCCGGGCTGGGCGTTCGCGATGGCGGCCTTCATGCTGTCCCTGGGCGGCATCCCCCCCACCGTGGGCTTCATGAGCAAGCTGCTCATCTTCCAGGCGGCCATCGACGTGGGCCTCGTGGGCCTCACCGTGGTGGCGGTGCTCTCCAGCGCCGCGGGCGCGTATTACTACCTGCGCGTCGTCGTCTACATGTTCATGCACCCCATCCCCGAGGGCGCGCAGCCGCTGGAGCGCAACTGGGGCACCGAGGCCGCGCTGGTCATCTCCACCGTCGCCGTCGTCCTGCTGGGCATCCTCCCCGGCCACGTCACCGACTGGCTCGCCCAGGCCGGCACGCTGTTCGGCCAGTAG
- a CDS encoding complex I subunit 4 family protein codes for MSFFDTHLLNVVIYLPLVFAALVLMLPASEHGQVRAITFVGMLLDLAFGVWAYFRFEPSGAEFQMEYRVPWFQQFGMSYHLGVDGLAVSLLLLTVFLGPLVVLASTTYIQHRIKEFHLALLVLQTTMLGALASMDVLLFYIFFEAMLIPMYLMVGVWGAEDRRMAAVKFFLYTLVGSLLMLVAIVAVYFISGGPGTRSFDYGQLYNNLLAANQQLAACSSGPEGACASLTGLAATLYTYGPWMFAAFALAFAIKVPMWPVHTWLPDAHVQAPVAGSMILAGVMLKMGTYGFWRFAIPLFPVAAHAARPVLAVLSVIGIVYGALMCLAQRDIKKLIAYSSVSHLGYCMLGLLAVTGEGATGSAYQMLNHGVSTGALFLLFGFLYERRHTRLMSDYGGIAKVMPVFTAAFVIITFSSVAVPGTNGFIGEFLVLMGTFKSTLPLPFGVFATLGVILGAAYMLWMVQKVFFGGITHRENQHLRDMNLREMLTTAPFIVLVAVMGLMPQPFLDRIAPSTDRYVARASVGAPSAPQAKDDQLRVEVMSLPSTAAAARPSVPAAPLAVRE; via the coding sequence ATGAGCTTCTTCGACACCCACCTGTTGAACGTCGTCATCTACCTGCCGCTCGTCTTCGCGGCGCTGGTGCTGATGCTGCCTGCCTCCGAACACGGGCAGGTGCGCGCCATCACCTTCGTGGGCATGCTGCTGGACCTGGCGTTCGGCGTCTGGGCGTACTTCCGCTTCGAGCCCTCCGGCGCGGAGTTCCAGATGGAGTACCGCGTCCCCTGGTTCCAGCAGTTCGGGATGAGCTACCACCTGGGCGTGGACGGGCTGGCGGTGAGCCTGCTGCTGCTCACGGTGTTCCTGGGCCCGCTGGTGGTGCTCGCCTCCACCACGTACATCCAGCACCGCATCAAGGAGTTCCACCTGGCGCTGCTGGTGCTCCAGACGACGATGCTGGGCGCGCTGGCGTCGATGGACGTCCTGCTCTTCTACATCTTCTTCGAGGCCATGCTCATCCCCATGTACCTGATGGTGGGTGTGTGGGGCGCCGAGGACCGGCGCATGGCGGCGGTGAAGTTCTTCCTCTACACGCTCGTGGGCTCCCTGCTGATGCTGGTGGCCATCGTGGCCGTGTACTTCATCAGCGGCGGGCCGGGCACGCGCTCGTTCGACTACGGGCAGCTCTACAACAACCTGCTCGCCGCCAATCAGCAGCTGGCCGCGTGCAGCAGCGGGCCGGAGGGCGCGTGCGCGTCGCTCACGGGCCTGGCCGCCACGCTGTACACCTACGGGCCGTGGATGTTCGCCGCGTTCGCGCTGGCGTTCGCCATCAAGGTCCCCATGTGGCCGGTGCACACCTGGTTGCCGGACGCGCACGTGCAGGCGCCGGTGGCGGGCTCCATGATCCTGGCCGGCGTGATGCTGAAGATGGGCACCTACGGCTTCTGGCGCTTCGCCATCCCGCTGTTCCCGGTGGCGGCGCACGCGGCGCGGCCGGTGCTGGCGGTGCTGTCCGTCATCGGCATCGTGTACGGGGCGCTGATGTGCCTGGCGCAGCGGGACATCAAGAAGCTCATCGCGTACTCGTCCGTCAGCCACCTGGGCTACTGCATGCTGGGCCTGCTGGCGGTCACGGGTGAGGGCGCGACGGGCAGCGCGTACCAGATGCTCAACCACGGCGTGTCCACGGGCGCGCTGTTCCTCCTGTTCGGCTTCCTCTACGAGCGCCGCCACACGCGCCTGATGTCGGACTACGGCGGCATCGCCAAGGTGATGCCAGTGTTCACCGCGGCGTTCGTCATCATCACGTTCTCGTCGGTGGCGGTGCCGGGCACCAACGGCTTCATCGGCGAGTTCCTGGTGCTGATGGGCACCTTCAAGAGCACCCTGCCCCTGCCCTTCGGCGTGTTCGCCACGCTGGGCGTCATCCTGGGCGCGGCGTACATGCTGTGGATGGTGCAGAAGGTGTTCTTCGGCGGCATCACGCACCGGGAGAACCAGCACCTGCGCGACATGAACCTGCGCGAGATGCTCACCACGGCCCCCTTCATCGTGCTGGTGGCGGTGATGGGCCTGATGCCGCAGCCCTTCCTGGACCGCATCGCTCCGTCCACGGACCGCTACGTGGCGCGCGCCAGCGTGGGCGCTCCGAGCGCCCCCCAGGCGAAGGACGACCAGCTGCGCGTGGAGGTGATGTCGCTGCCCTCCACCGCCGCCGCGGCCCGCCCCTCCGTTCCCGCCGCGCCGCTCGCCGTGCGCGAGTAG